A genomic segment from Triticum dicoccoides isolate Atlit2015 ecotype Zavitan chromosome 1A, WEW_v2.0, whole genome shotgun sequence encodes:
- the LOC119306727 gene encoding uncharacterized protein LOC119306727, translating to MMWGIAAAVASAAAVAVASGAELLACDRAPTPPTAAAVVVGRCDGFLFRQRESSSSSGRDDRFAPRFDGLRFVETLVTAHR from the exons ATGATGTGGGGAATAGCAGCCGCCGTGGCGTCCGCGGCCGCCGTCGCCGTGGCCTCCGGCGCGGAGCTCCTCGCGTGCGACCGCGCCCcgacgccgccgaccgccgccgcggtcGTCGTCGGCAGATGCGACGGGTTCCTCTTCCGACAGCGG GAATCCTCGTCGTCGAGCGGCCGGGACGACAGGTTCGCGCCGAGGTTCGACGGGCTGCGGTTCGTCGAGACGCTCGTCACGGCGCACCGCTGA